From Zerene cesonia ecotype Mississippi chromosome 16, Zerene_cesonia_1.1, whole genome shotgun sequence, one genomic window encodes:
- the LOC119833124 gene encoding proline-rich extensin-like protein EPR1: MRVHTIALILCLIAYAAADVAHIKATKAKLFSHITGKHHKRGILSHVPPYKLGHDIPLVTHSVVKPVVVTYPPTAAVATVKVPLTNPLVPRFPVPVGHKVPGLPHPHYALRFPHTKYYVKPDHHFHHHHHHVPPRPILPVVPAIAPVAPPPPVVHAAPVAPVVPVPQPTATLAQHIPAPPQVIIPSPILPAQAAPISSPPVHVFPHSNLLKPLLPAATIPLAPAAVIPTPLFRAPQQYVIRPGGAVQTSYFATYPRYPFINSYQAPLYPLPNALHGTQSIHQVIQPHNPHFHVLPQAAAHEGSVEHHTHNVLLEQTPTLLQPTHEPQPAVHLHPTQETFAHPTFNVQPIQPTQLIPQPSVHLQPTQPSIPVEHDGWSPVPAQPQDAAQHDVHYPQQHHFVQEQGTQVYEHHDDQYHDYQHQIQQHIQQQIEQAQYEQSLNNQHQLNHEYGTPQPAQEYAQPNQYQVHDFSQQAHDFAQQAHDFAHNVHDFSHGQDFSHNNQDFSQSGQDFSQHGQEYPQQQFGQNDYNVAQPGQEYGVPQQGVEGRNSDDESAQFHNHIPLALQPPIDRPLDHFQ, encoded by the exons ATGAGAGTTCATACT ATTGCGCTGATCTTGTGTCTTATCGCATATGCAGCAGCTGATGTTGCACACATCAAAGCTACTAAAGCTAAGCTGTTTAGTCACATAACCGGCAAACACCACAAGAGGGGTATACTATCTCATGTACCGCCGTACAAACTGGGCCACGACATTCCACTGGTCACTCACTCGGTGGTGAAGCCTGTCGTCGTCACGTACCCGCCAACAGCAGCCGTTGCGACAGTCAAAGTGCCGCTAACGAATCCCTTAGTGCCAAGATTCCCAGTTCCAGTCGGCCATAAAGTGCCTGGTCTACCTCATCCGCATTACGCATTGAGGTTCCCTCATACGAAGTATTACGTAAAGCCCGATCATCATtttcatcaccatcatcatcacgTACCACCAAGACCAATATTACCAGTGGTACCTGCTATAGCCCCGGTCGCGCCACCCCCTCCTGTCGTTCACGCTGCCCCGGTCGCTCCCGTCGTCCCTGTGCCTCAACCGACAGCGACCCTAGCGCAACATATTCCAGCCCCACCGCAAGTAATTATCCCATCCCCAATTCTCCCAGCCCAAGCTGCACCAATCTCTTCACCACCAGTACATGTATTTCCACACAGTAATTTACTAAAACCTCTTCTTCCTGCTGCAACTATACCATTAGCTCCTGCTGCTGTAATTCCCACTCCATTATTCCGAGCACCTCAGCAGTATGTAATTCGACCGGGCGGTGCAGTACAAACGTCCTATTTTGCAACGTATCCAAGATATCCGTTTATTAATAGCTACCAAGCACCACTCTATCCCCTACCTAACGCACTTCATGGTACACAATCAATTCATCAAGTAATTCAACCTCACAACCCTCACTTCCACGTTCTACCTCAGGCGGCTGCGCACGAAGGATCGGTGGAGCATCACACTCATAACGTTCTGCTAGAGCAAACTCCGACATTGCTTCAGCCAACGCATGAACCACAGCCCGCAGTACATTTACATCCAACGCAAGAGACTTTTGCACACCCCACTTTTAACGTACAACCCATACAACCGACACAGCTTATTCCTCAACCATCAGTTCACCTGCAGCCTACACAACCTTCAATACCTGTAGAACACGATGGATGGTCTCCTGTTCCTGCACAACCTCAAGATGCCGCACAACACGACGTTCACTATCCCCAACAACATCATTTTGTTCAGGAGCAGGGAACTCAAGTGTACGAGCATCACGACGATCAGTATCACGACTACCAGCACCAAATACAACAGCACATCCAACAACAAATAGAACAGGCGCAATACGAGCAGAGCCTAAACAACCAGCACCAGTTGAACCACGAATACGGCACGCCGCAGCCAGCACAAGAGTACGCACAGCCAAATCAGTATCAAGTTCATGATTTTTCCCAACAAGCGCACGACTTCGCTCAGCAAGCGCATGACTTTGCCCATAATGTGCATGACTTTTCTCACGGCCAAGACTTTTCCCACAACAATCAGGACTTTTCCCAGAGCGGGCAAGATTTCTCCCAACATGGACAGGAGTATCCTCAACAACAATTTGGTCAGAACGATTACAACGTAGCCCAACCCGGCCAAGAATATGGTGTACCTCAGCAAGGCGTGGAGGGTCGCAACTCCGATGACGAGAGCGCACAGTTTCACAACCACATACCCCTCGCTCTGCAGCCGCCTATCGACAGGCCTCTGGACCATTTccaataa
- the LOC119833019 gene encoding myeloid zinc finger 1-like, with amino-acid sequence KDCIDELVIVEKFITKCEQANEVLWEYFSHENEFGDVVTKANPNEPHPECDDACVNINESLSERTGQEIKNNKGVVRTDKPSADLSPVKKNVRVRRVCPVSGCHKSFTTKTNLTTHLRRHNGERPFSCPECGKAFRSKNTLNNHTRIHTGIKPYVCPTCGKQFSTNKLSAHMRTHAARTHACGVCARTFTHTRALASHARTHAPPARAYVCVACDVRYNHKQSLNKHMRKRHAQKPVASG; translated from the exons AAAGACTGTATTGACGAGTTGGTTATAGTTGAAAAGTTTATAACCAAATGTGAACAGGCTAATGAAGTATTGTGGGAATATTTTAGTCATGAAAATG AATTTGGGGATGTTGTCACAAAGGCCAATCCAAATGAGCCACATCCAGAATGTGATGACGCTTGTGtcaatataaatgaaagcCTATCTGAAAGAACAGGTCAAGAAATCAAGAACAACAAAGGAGTTGTAAGGACAGACAAACCTAG tgcAGACCTCAGCCCAGTTAAGAAAAATGTGAGAGTCAGAAGAGTGTGCCCTGTCTCTGGATGTCACAAGTCATTCACCACTAAGACTAACCTTACAACACATTTAAGAAGACATAACG GTGAGCGACCTTTCTCGTGTCCAGAGTGCGGGAAGGCGTTTAGAAGTAAGAACACTCTCAACAACCACACCAGAATTCACACag GTATAAAGCCATACGTGTGCCCGACATGCGGCAAACAGTTCAGCACGAACAAGCTGAGCGCGCACATGCGCACGCACGCGGCGCGCACACACGCGTGCGGCGTGTGCGCACGCACGTTCACGCACACGCGCGCGCTCGCCtcgcacgcacgcacacacgcgccgcccgcgcgcgCCTATGTGTGCGTGGCGTGTGACGTCAGATACAACCATAAGCAATCGCTGAATAAACACATGAGAAAGAGACACGCGCAG AAGCCGGTGGCATCCGGGTGA
- the LOC119832830 gene encoding neuropeptide-like protein 29 — translation MKAFVIVLLLVAAVYGAEEKKEKRGLLGLGYGGLGHGLYGGHGLGLYGGHGLGLYGGHSVGIAAPIVSHSVALPAPIISHSIAAPVIDHGLYGHGLYGHGLGAPLLGLGHGWH, via the exons atgaaagcattc GTGATTGTACTCCTGCTCGTGGCTGCCGTCTACGGCGCAGAGGAGAAGAAGGAGAAGCGCGGCCTGCTCGGTCTCGGGTACGGCGGACTCGGCCACGGGCTGTACGGGGGGCACGGACTCGGCCTGTACGGGGGCCACGGGCTCGGTCTCTACGGGGGCCACAGCGTCGGCATCGCCGCGCCCATCGTCAGCCACAGCGTAGCTCTCCCAGCGCCAATCATAAGCCATAGCATCGCCGCCCCAGTCATCGATCATGGCCTATACGGACATGGTCTGTATGGCCACGGACTCGGTGCTCCCCTCCTGGGACTCGGCCACGGCTGGCATTAG
- the LOC119832942 gene encoding DNA translocase FtsK-like, with translation MKYLIILAIIGAAVAGPVRPKRSYGHYEPNLLHSSSLQSNSLQQTQYQSTSLQQHTYQPYQAQLISQPSYNVQPVSWQPQQTYVSQPKVYTVPQQYAVQQPIYEQPIQTVQHIQPVVQNIQPVYSTVQEYRPIQQYRPVQEYRPIQQYQTVQPIQSYAVPSYNNNGWSSDPWC, from the exons ATGAAGTATCTG ATCATTCTTGCCATCATCGGCGCTGCGGTCGCCGGCCCAGTTCGCCCCAAGCGCAGCTACGGCCACTACGAGCCCAACCTGCTGCACTCCAGCTCCCTGCAGTCCAACTCGCTGCAGCAGACCCAGTACCAGTCCACCTCGCTCCAGCAGCACACCTACCAACCTTACCAGGCCCAGCTGATTAGCCAACCCAGCTATAATGTGCAACCCGTATCG TGGCAACCCCAACAAACCTATGTGAGCCAGCCCAAGGTATACACCGTACCTCAGCAATACGCCGTCCAGCAGCCAATCTATGAGCAGCCCATCCAGACCGTGCAACACATCCAACCAGTCGTGCAGAACATCCAGCCAGTGTACTCTACCGTCCAGGAATACAGACCCATCCAACAATACAGACCTGTCCAGGAATACAGGCCTATCCAACAGTACCAAACTGTTCAACCAATCCAATCCTACGCGGTGCCTTCCTACAACAACAACGGGTGGTCTAGCGACCCCTGGTGctaa